The following coding sequences are from one Danio rerio strain Tuebingen ecotype United States chromosome 21, GRCz12tu, whole genome shotgun sequence window:
- the dnai1.2 gene encoding dynein, axonemal, intermediate chain 1, paralog 2 (The RefSeq protein has 2 substitutions compared to this genomic sequence), whose translation MSVSYKVGTVKSKQSPNVNTQPKAPVVKGVKTTGKKKDEEEGIDTADGEEWMQGKTLVKPPDQLDLTEEELKEEITRVLTANNPNAPQNVVRYSFKEGCYKTIVFVDQMAIHFELEGNLVHKESDEGRRLMAKHTEREDCGGDERLENVPIKPGKREQKVTNQFNFIDRASQTLNNLPREISCQTEPPPRANFSATANQWEIYDFYVEELQRREKSKEKQESQFPNKEEDRSKKKMIQAEAQSDDISQLAKPAEIIERMVNQNIFDEVAQDFMYFEDAADEFRGEKGTLLPLWKFQYDKAKGLSVTALCWNHIYSDLFAVGLGSYEFTQQERGMLLFYTLKNPSFPEFIFNTDSGVMCVDIHEQLSYLVAVGLYDGCVSVYDLRKKSDQPMYNSIASSGKHTGAVWQVKWQKDDLDSNHNFFSVSTDGRVVSWTLVKHEIVFTDIIKLPPVDKVPDDLKNVVATAGTSLDFHKQKDHHFLVGTEAGKIHKGSKYYSSKFLEMYDAHFMTVSCVRWNPFHPNVFISCGWDWMVKIWDHTINSPVFTFELKSSVTDVAWSPHSSTVFAAVTADGKVHVFDLSINKYEALCQQKVVSKKTRLLHIEFNPVHPIIIVGDDRGRVISLKLSPNLRKKPKEKKGQELPKGPEVEIAKMEQLLSSLR comes from the exons tgtCAGTTTCTTATAAAGTTGGGACAGTGAAAAGTAAACAG TCACCTAATGTTAACACCCAGCCAAAGGCTCCTGTGGTAAAGGGTGTCAAAACCACTGGAAAGAAGAAG GATGAAGAGGAAGGGATAGACACAGCTGACGGAGAAGAATGGATGCAAGGAAAAACCCTTGTGAAGCCTCCAGACCAGCTGGACTTAACTGAAGAA GAGCTGAAGGAAGAGATTACCAGAGTATTAACAGCAAACAATCCGAATGCCCCTCAGAACGTTGTCAGATACagtttcaaa GAGGGCTGCTATAAAACTATTGTCTTTGTGGATCAGATGGCTATTCACTTTGAACTAGAAGGGAATCTTGTGCACAAGGAATCAGATGAAGGTCGAAGACTGATGGCTAAACATACTGAAAGGGAAGATTGTGGTGGAGATGAGAGACTAGAAAATGTGCCAATCAAACCTGGAAAGAGAGAACAGAAAGTCACCAACCAGTTTAACTTCATTGATAGAGCCTCACAAACATTAAACAACCTTCCAAGA GAAATAAGTTGTCAAACTGAGCCACCCCCTCGTGCAAACTTCTCAGCTACAGCCAATCAG TGGGAGATCTATGACTTTTATGTAGAGGAACTTCAGAGGCGAGAGAAAAGCAAAGAGAAACAAGAAAGCCAGTTCCCAAACAAAGAGGAGGACAGAAGCAAGAAAAAGATGATCCAAGCAGAGGCTCAG AGTGATGACATATCCCAGCTAGCTAAGCCTGCCAAGATCATTGAGCGTATGGTGAACCAAAATATATTTGATGAAGTTGCACAAG ATTTCATGTACTTTGAGGATGCAGCAGATGAATTTCGAGGAGAGAAGGGGACTCTTCTCCCACTGTGGAAATTCCAGTATGATAAAGCTAAAGGGCTGTCTGTGACTGCCCTCTGCTG GAATCATATATACAGTGATTTGTTTGCTGTTGGTCTTGGGTCGT ATGAATTTACTCAGCAGGAGCGCGGCATGCTTCTCTTTTACACCCTAAAGAATCCCAGTTTCCCTGAATTCATCTTTAACACAGACTCGGGTGTAATGTGTGTGGACATCCATGAACAGCTGTCCTACCTGGTCGCTGTGGGATTATATGATGGCTGTGTGTCCGTGTATGACCTGAGGAAAAAGAGTGACCAACCCATGTATAACAGCATAGCCAGCTCTGGCAAACACACAGGAGCTGTGTGGCAG GTGAAGTGGCAAAAAGACGATTTGGACAGCAATCACAACTTCTTCTCAGTGTCCACTGATGGACGAGTGGTGTCTTGGACTTTGGTGAAG CACGAAATAGTATTCACAGACATCATTAAGCTCCCGCCAGTGGACAAAGTACCTGATGACCTTAAGAATGTAGTTGCAACAG CTGGAACATCTTTGGATTTTCATAAACAAAAGGACCACCATTTTCTGGTTGGCACTGAAGCTGGAAAGATTCACAAG GGCTCCAAATATTATTCGAGCAAGTTCTTAGAGATGTACGATGCCCACTTCATGACTGTCAGCTGTGTGAGGTGGAATCCCTTCCATCCCAATGTCTTCATCTCTTGCGGCTGGGACTGGATGGTCAAAATTTGGGATCACACTATTAA CTCTCCAGTATTCACCTTTGAGCTGAAATCTTCCGTGACAGATGTAGCCTGGTCTCCATATTCCTCCACTGTCTTTGCTGCTGTCACTGCTGATGGAAAG GTTCACGTGTTTGACCTCAGCATCAACAAATATGAGGCTCTTTGCCAGCAAAAAGTGGTGTCCAAGAAGACCAGGCTCTTGCATATTGAATTCAACCCTGTCCATCCCATCATCATCGTGGGCGATGACCGCGGCCGTGTCATCAGCCTCAAGCTCTCACCCAACCTCCGCAAGAAGCCTAAG